The Bifidobacterium asteroides genomic interval CGTCCGAGTGCAGGTACTCCACCTTGATGTCGCGCTCGAGCAGGTAGTCGGTCAGATCCTCGGCCATCTTCTTGGTCAGCGTGGTCACCAGAACCCGCTCGTGACGTTCCACCCGGGCCTTGATCTCGTCCAGGAGGTCGTCCACCTGGCCCTTGACAGGCCTGACCTCCACCTCGGGATCCAGAAGGCCTGTGGGTCGGATGACCTGCTCCACCACACCGTCGGACAGGCCCATCTCGTAGTCGCCAGGCGTAGCCGACAGGTAGACGGTCTGGCCCACCTTGTCCAGAAACTCGGGCCACTTCAGGGGACGGTTGTCCATGGCCGAGGGCAGACGGAAGCCGTGCTCAACCAGGGTCCGCTTGCGGCTGGCATCCCCCTCGTACATGGCTCCGATCTGGGGAACCGTCACATGGGACTCGTCGATGACCAACAGGAAGTCGTCGGGGAAGAAGTCCAGCAGGGTGTGGGGCGGGGAACCGGGTTCGCGCCCGTCGAAGTGGCGGGAATAGTTCTCCACTCCGGAGCAGGTGCCGATCTGGGTGAGCATCTCCAGGTCGTAGGTGGTGCGCATGGTCAGCCTCTGGGCCTCCAGCTCCTTGCCCTGCTTGCGCAGCTGGCCCACACGCCAGTCCAGCTCCTCCTTGATGGTCTTCAGGGCGCGTTCCATCCGCTCGGGACCGGCCACATAGTGGGAGGCTGGGAAGATGTGCACGGAGGTCTCATGGGCGATCTCGTCCCCGGTCAGCGGGTGCAGTGTGGAGATGCGGTCGATCTCGTCGCCAAAGAATTCGATGCGGACGGCCAGCTCCTCATAGACGGGGATGATCTCGACCGTGTCGCCGCGCACGCGGAAGGTGCCTCGGGTGAAGGCGATGTCGTTGCGCTTGTACTGCATGTCCACGAACTTGCGCAGCAGGTCGTCCCGATTGATCCGGTCGCCCTCGTGCAGGAAGAGCATGCGTCCGGCGTATTCCTCGGGCGTGCCCAAGCCGTAGATGCAGGAGACGGTGGCCACCACCACACAGTCGCGCCTGGTCAGCAGGTTGGCCGTGGCGGCGTGCCGGAGCCGCTCCACGTCGTCGTTGATGTTCGAGTCCTTCTCGATATAGGTATCCGTTTGAGGGATGTAGGCCTCGGGCTGGTAGTAGTCGTAGTAGGAGACGAAGTAGGAGACCGCGTTGTCGGGCATGAGCTCGCGGAACTCGGCGCAGAGCTGGGCGGCCAGGGTCTTGTTGGGCTCCAGAATCAGAGTGGGCCGCTGCAGGCGCTCGATCAGCCAGGCCGTGGTCGCGGTCTTGCCGGTGCCGGTGGCGCCCATGAGCACCACGTCGTTCTCGCCGTTCTCGATCCGCGTGGCCAGCTCCTCGATGGCCTCTGGCTGGTCGCCGGAGGGCTTGTAGGGAGACTTGACCACGAAGGGCTTGTCGGTCCGCTCAATGTTGAACCCCATGAAACTCCCTTCCAGGATGCGTCATTCGCCAAGGCCCCTCAGTCGCTGTGCGAGGACCCCTGGGCCAAGGATTTCAGCTCTTCATATATCCTATCAACAGACTCGAACATTTGTTCGATAGGCTGGGATCCGTCCACCAGCAGATCGGCCTGGGCGCGTCGCGAACTGCTGCTGGCCTGGGAACCGATGCGCTCAACAGCCTGGCTTGGCGTCATATGCCGCTGATTCACCATACGCGCAATCCTCGCCTGGCTTGGGGCCTCCACCAGCAGGACCCTGTCGAAATGAAAAGGAATGGCTGATCCCACCTCGATCAGCAGGGGCACCTCATGGACCACCACCTCGGAACCCTCCAGCCAGGGCTGCTCGGCCTTGGCGGCCAGCTCATAGACCAGCGGATGGATGATGTCATCCAAGTCCTTGCGATCCCGGTCGGCCGTCGGCCCGCCGAAGACCCGTGCCGCCAGGGCTGACCTGTCCACTCCACCACGACCGTCCCCGCAGTCTGAACCGAACCGCTCCAGGACCGGCTTTACGCCGGGTCCGCCTGGGGCGATGACCTCATGGGAGAGCCGGTCGTAGTCAATGACCTTGGCTCCGTCCTGAGCCAGCCGAGCCGCCACCGTGCTCTTGCCAGCCGCTATCCCGCCAGTCAACCCCACACGTATCATCCCGACCTCCCGCATAACCCTTATGGCAGCAGATACAAATGGAGGGGCCCGACCGAGGCCGGACCCCTCCATTCACCGCTTGATGCTCACTTCTTTTCCTTGAGCAGCTGCTCACGCAGGGCGGCCAGCTGGTCGTCGGAGGCCAAGGTGCCCTCGGAGCTGGACTCCGAGCTGTAGTTGGTGGTCTCCTCGGAGCTCTGACGGCGGGAGCGCGAACCGGAGGAGGGCGCCTGGGAGGACCGGCTGTCCTCGGCGGCCGAAGCCTCGGCGTTCTCCAGCTCCTTGGCCACGAAGGCCTTGTGCTGCTCCCAGAGGTCGTGGGCGGCCGCATACTGGGACTCCCACTCCTCCCGCTGCTTCTCGTAGCCGGCGATCCACTCGTTGCTCTCGGGGTCAAAGCCCTCGGGGTACTTGTAGTTGCCCTCCTCGTCGTACTCGGCGGGCATGCCGTAGATGGCCGGATCGAAGTCCTCGGAGGTCGGGTCGACGGAGTCGTCGGCCTGCTTGAGGGACAGGGAGATGCGGCGGCGATCCAGGTCGACGTCGATGACCTTGACGAAGATCTCCTCGCCCTGCTTGACCACGGTCTCGGGGTTCTCCACGTGGCGGTTGGCCAGCTCGGAGATGTGGACCAAGCCCTCGATGCCGTCCTCGACGGAGACGAAGACGCCGAACTGCACGATCTTGGTGACCTTGCCCTTGACGATCTGTCCGGGCACGTGGGTCCGGGCGAAGCGCTGCCAAGGATCTTCCTGGGTGGCCTTGAGGGACAGCGAGATGCGCTCGCGGTCCATATCGACATCCAGCACCTCGACGGTGACCTTGTCGCCCACCTTGACGACCTCGCTGGGGTGATCGATGTGCTTCCAGGAGAGCTCGGAGACGTGGATCAGGCCGTCCACACCGCCCAGGTCGACGAAGGCGCCGAAGTTGACGATGGAGCTGACCGTGCCCTCGCGGATCTGGCCCTTCTTGAGCTGGGCCATGAAGGTCTCGCGCACCTCGGACTGGGTCTCCTCCAGGTACTGGCGGCGGGAGAGGACCACGTTGTTGCGGTTCTTGTCCAGCTCCAGGATCTTGGCCTTGATCTTCTGCCCGATGTAGGGAGACAGGTCGCGCACGCGGCGCATCTCGACCAGGGATGCGGGCAGGAAGCCACGCAGGCCGATGTCGACGATGAGCCCGCCCTTGACGGCCTCGATGACGGTGCCCTCAACGACGCCGTCAGCCTCCTTGATCTTCTCGATGTCGCCCCAGGCGCGCTCGTACTGGGCACGCTTCTTGGACAGGATCAGGCGGCCTTCCTTGTCCTCCTTGGTGACGACCAGAGCCTCGATGGTGTCACCGACCTGGACCACATCGTCGGGATCGACATCCTTCTTGATGGAAAGCTCGCGGGAGGGAATCACGCCCTCGGTCTTGTAGCCGATGTCCAGCAAAACCTCGTCATGGTCGATCTTAACGACCGTCCCCTCGACCAGATCCCCATCGTCGAAGTTCTTGATGGTGGAATCGACTGCCTTGATGAAGTCTTCCTCGGACCCGATGTCATTGACCGCGACCTGGGGGACTTCCTTCTTGTTCTCTGCCATTAATTAAATTGTTTCTTGTATAGTTGGTGGATATTTTTTCCGTATTGAGTTATGTGTTCCCGCCGGCAGGCGCGAACATTCTCCATGATAGGAGACACCACGGTCATTGTCGCCGGGAGACCTCGGGCGTGTCGCAAGCAAGGATTCCGGCGGCCCGCTCAGCGGATTCGACCACATTGACCAGGAGCATGGCCCGGGTCATGGGCCCCACCCCGCCGGGATTGGGCGTATAGGCGGCTGCAGACAGCCTGGCGGCCGGATCGATGTCGCCCTTGATCCGCCAGCGCCCCTCCTGCTGATCCCAGATCCGGGAGACGCCTACATCCACCAGGACGGCACCCTGGCCAACCTGGTCCGGGCCAACCAGCCCTGCCCGGCCCACGGCTGCGATGATCACGTCAGCCCTGCGCATATGGGCATCGACATCCCTGGTGCGGGTATGGCAGAGGGTCACGGTGGCATCCACTCCGCGGTTGGTCAAGAGCAGCCCGATGGTGCGGCCCACGGTCAATCCTCGGCCCAGCACGCAGACCTCCTTGCCGGCCAGGTCGATCCCGTAATGGTCCAGCAGGTGCAGGATACCCCGCGGGGTGCAGGGCAGGGGGGTCCGCACCCGGCCCTCGGTATGCAAGACCAGCTGGCCCAGGTTGTAAGGATGCATGCCGTCGGCGTCCTTGGCCGGATCGATGCGATCGATGATCTCGGTGGGATCCACGCCCTCGGGCAGGGGCAGCTGAACGATGTAGCCGGTGCATTCAGGATCCTGATTGAGCTGATCCACCGCAGCAAGAATCCGCTCCTTGCCGGCATCGGCGGGCAGATCAATCCTGATCGACCGGATGCCCACCTGGCTGCAGTCCCGGTGCTTGCCCTCTACGTATTTGACCGAACCGGGGTCATCCCCCACCAGAATGGTCCCCAGGCCAGGAGTGCGTCCCATGGCCGTCAGCCTCGCCACGCGAGCGCGCAGGTCCTCCTTGAGTTCCGCAGCCGCCGCCTTGCCGTCCAGTTTCACTGCAGTCAATACATCTCCATCATCCAAGCGGGCGCAAACCCTTGTCGAAATCGTCTGGGCCAGATTAGCGCAGATTCCTCCCCCGACGGGACCAGCGTCCATTGGCCGGTCTGGGAGGACTCGACTGCTGAAGTTGCGTGCTGTCCCCTCCCCAGCGATAATGAGAATCATGCTCAATAAGAGCAGGTTCACCATTTTGAGCCCGTGCAGGAAAGGAAGCCATGGATACGGACACGGATAGAACATCCACGCAGGCCTGCATCGTCTGCGACCATGCCGCCATCCGCCGTTCCGGGCGGCTGATCTGGTCGGAGGGGACCTTCACCATTCCCTCGGGGACCGTGACGGCCATCGTGGGCACCAACGGCACGGGCAAGACCAGCATGATGCAGGCCGAGCTGGGCCTGCTCCCCCTGGACGCCGGCAGCCTGCGGGTCCTTGGGCAGCCGGCCGGCCAGGCCAACGACCGCATCGGTTACGTACCCCAGAGCTACACCTCGGACATCGACTCCAACCTTACGGCCGAACAATCCGTCCTGCTGGGGCTGACCGGCACCCGGTTCGGCATTCACCCCGTCACCCGGCAGGACCGCGAGCGCGCCAGAGAAGCCATGCGCTTCGTCGGCGTTCAGGACAGGGCCCACCTGCGCCTGTCCCAGCTCTCCGGCGGCCTGCGGCAGCGGGTGGCCATCGCCCAGGCCCTGGTCTGCGATCCTGATCTGCTCATGCTCGACGAGCCCCTGGCCAATCTGGACCTGGCCGGGCAGCGCGCCACCGTCCACCTGCTGGCGCAGCTCAACAGCCGTCTGGGCATGTCCATCCAGGTGGTGGCCCACGACCTGAACATGCTGCTGCCTGTGCTGACCGGGGCGGTCTATCTGCTGGACGGGCACCCTCATTACGCCCGCATGGACGACGTGCTGGACTCGGACCTGCTCACCCACCTCTACGGCACCAAGGTGGAGGTGGTCACCACTCCCCAGGGGGACATGTTCGTGGCCCCCGACATGGACGAGCCGATCGGGCCCGTCCACAATCGCTACCAACCCAGCCAGGTGGCCCGCCTGCACGGGACGGACCGGGAAAGGAACTCATGACCACGCCAGTCTTCGACCCCCATTGGACGGAGATTCTCGCCGCCCCCTTCATGCGCAATGCCATGGTGGCCGGATTGTGCATCGCCGTGGCCGCCGGAGCCATGGGCTACTTCACCATCGCCAGACACTCCACCTTCGCCGCCCACGCCCTGGCCCACATTGGCCTGCCCGGCGCCACGGGGGCCGTCCTGCTAGGGCTGCCGGTCTCTGCCGGCATGGGCCTGTTCGCCCTGGGCGGGGCGCTGGTCATCGGAGCTCTGGGCAAGCGGGCCTCCCAGAGGGAGATCGCCACGGGCACGGTCCTGGCCTTCGCCACCGGCCTGGGGCTCTTCTTCGCCAGGATGTCCAGCTCGGCCTCCCAGCAGATGCAGGCCATCCTCTTCGGATCCATCCTGACCATCACCCGGGGCCAGGTCGTCGGCTTCATCATCTTCGATGCGATCCTGCTGATCCTGTTGGCCCTGATCTACCGGCCCCTGCTCTTCAGCTCCCTGGATGAGCAGGTGGCCCAGGCTCGCGGCGTGCCCATCGGGCTGATGAACCTGACCTTCATGGCCATCATGGCCGGCGTCATCACCATCGCCGTGCCGGCAGTGGGGACCCTGCTCATCTTCGCTCTGGTCGTCACTCCGGCGGCCACGGCCAACATCCTGGTGGCCTCTCCCCTGCGGGCCATGCTTCTATCAGGATTGATCTGCCTGGCTTCAATCTGGGGAGGCCTGGTGATCTCGGCCATGGTGCCGGCCCCTCCCAGCTTCGTCATCGTGACCCTGTCCACCCTCTTCTGGGCTCTGGCCAAGGGATGGGCGGCCCTGCGCGCCTGATGCCGGTCAGTCCACCAGGGCGGTGGCCATGACGGCGATGCCCTCGTTGTGACCGGCAAAGCCCATGCCGTCAGTGGTGGTGGCAGTCAGCCGAACCGGTGCCCCGACAGCCTGGCTCATGGCCTGCTGGGCCAGGTGACGACGCGAGGAAATTCTGGGGCGCTGGCCGACGATGACCAGGGAGGCGTTGAGCAGCCTGCGACCGTGCTCATGCAGACAGTCCATGGTCTTCTCCAGCATGGCCGACCCATGCATGCCCGCTCCAGGGGCCTGCGCTCCCAGGCCGAACAGGGTGCCGATATCGCCCAGATCGGCGGCTGACAGGATGGCATCGATCAGGGCATGGGCGGCTGCATCGCCGTCAGAATCGCCCAGCAGTCCGGGGGTTCCGTCATTCCAGGACAGACAGGCCAGCCAGAGGGGACGCTCACCGGTTGGATCAAAGCGATGGGCGTCAAAGCCCAGTCCAATGCTTGGATGGCCCATGACCGGCTCCGGTCTCAGCGCTTGGCCTTGGTCTTGCCCTTGCCCTTGGTCTTGGCGGCCTCCTGGGCCACCCGTGCCAGGGTCTTGGAAGCCGGCTCCTTGGGGGACTTGGTATGGTGCTTGTCGTCGCCGGGCATGGGCTCAGCATAGCCCAGGTTGACGTCCAGCAGGCGCTGGGCCTCGTCCTCGTCCAGCTTCTCGGACAGGGCGATCTCGGAGGTCAGGATCTTGCGGGCCTTGATCAGCATCCGCTTCTCGCCTGCCGACAGCCCGTGCTCGTCCACGTCGCGCTGGGAGAGGTCGCGCACCACCTCGGCGATCTTGTTGACCTCGCCGGTGGCGATCTTCTCCACATTCAGCTTGTAGCGGCGCGACCAGTTCATCTCCTTCTCCTCGACCACCGGGGTGCGCAGGATCTCGAAGACCTTGGCCACCGCCTTGGCGTCGACGATGTCCCTGACGCCCACCTTGGCCGCGTTCTCGACGGGGACGTTGATGACCAGTCCGTCCGAAGAGAGCACGGACAGCTGCAGGTACTTGCGGGTGACGCCCTTGACAGTCCGTTCGGTGATGGCGTCCACCCTGGCGGCCCCATGACGCGGATAGACGACCATGTCACCGACCTTGTAACCCATATGCCCTCCAGAACGAGTCGAGAAAATACCATATAATAATGCCATTGCGCATGGACTTGCTGACGGGCGCCCTGGGACGACGCGATTCTCCGCGAGCACACTTCCCCTGGAGGCTCTGAAGACTATTCTGGAAGAAACGACGGTGGTGGAACGAATGCCGACAAGGCTCCACCCCGCATGACGAGCATCGTTTTGCGGATCAGTGATCGAAAACAGAGGTAGGCATGATCAGAAACACAAGCCGCTACACTACACCCAGCACCATCCTGGTGGTTGAGGACGAACCCACCCTGGCCACTGCCATAGCCCAGCGCATCACCGCCGAAGGGTGGACGGCCCGGGTGGCATCGGACGGTGCCAGCGCCGTGCAGGCCGCTTCCCAGATCAAGCCCGACCTGGTCATCATGGACATCATGCTGCCCGTCATGGACGGACTGGAGGCCACCAAGCGGATCGTGGCCGAGCGGCCGGTGCCGGTGCTGATTCTGACCGCCAGGGACGACGAGGCCGACAAGGTGACCGGTCTGGGCGCCGGAGCCGACGACTACATGACCAAGCCCTTCTCCATGCGCGAGCTGATCGCACGCTGCAAGGCCCTCCTGCGCCGGGTGGAGCGGGCCAAGGTCATCGCCAAGAACTCCGAGAACGAGAAGGTGCTGGACTTCGGATCCCTGGTCATCGACCCGGCCCAACGCATCGTGACCCTGCGCGGGGAGCAGATTCACCTGACACCCACCGAATTCGACCTGCTGGCCACGCTGGCCCGCCGGCCCAAGTCCGTGCTCACCCGCGAGAAGCTGTTGGAGGAGGTCTGGGACTGGGTGGATGCCTCGGGCACCAGGACGGTGGACTCCCACGTCAAGGCCCTGCGCCACAAGCTGGGCTCGCAGATGATCCGCACCGTGCATGGCGTGGGCTACGCCTTCGAGCCACCCGAGGATCAGGAACAGGACCAGCGGTAGCAGCCGCGGATGCACGCTATGAGCAAGGACGGCAGAAGCCGGCGCAAGGGGCCCGGTCTGAGTGCGCGTGTGGACCGGGAACGGCCCATTGGATCCTTCGCCTCATTGAAAGTGGAGCTGAGCGTACTGATCATCATCTCCACAGCCATCGCCTTCGTCATGGCCTGGTTCCTGCTGAAGATGGGCTGGAGCGGCTGGATCGCCATGCCGCTGACCCTGGTGGTGGCCCTGGGGATCACCTACTTCTTCTCCCGAGGGCTCACCGCTCCCCTGCGGCAGATGCGGGATGCGGCCGAGGCCATGGCCGACGGGGACTACACGGTCCGGGTCCACGCCACCACGACCAGCCATGACGAGGTGGGGCTCCTGGCCCAGTCCTTCAACGAGATGGCCGAGGAGCTCCAGCACGCCGACCAGATGCGCCGGGACATGGTGGCCAATGTCAGCCACGAGCTGCGCACCCCCGTCTCGGCCCTGCAGGCCATGGTGGAGAACATGGCGGACGGGGTGACCGAGCCCACGCCAGCCAACCTGGAGGGGATCCTGGAGCAGACCCACCGCCTGTCCGACCTGATTGCCTTCCTGCTGGACCTGTCGAGGATGGAGGCCGGGGCCGCCAGCCTGCAGATCGAGGACTTCGACTTCGGGGACTTCATCGACGAGACCCTCCAGCCCCTGGCCATAGCCGACGCCGGGCATGCCCATGACATCCAGGTGGATCTGGAGAAGGGCCTGAGAATGGAGGGCGACCAGGATCGGCTGCGCCAGCTCTTCACCAACGTCATCAGCAACGCCCTGAAGCACTCGGCCGACGGCACCACGGTGCTGATCCAGGCCCACGAGGATCAGCAGCAGGAGACCATAGTCACCAACGTGGTCAACTTCGGCTCGCAGATACCCCCCGAGGCCCGTACCGATATCTTCCGGCGCTTCGTCAAGGGCAAGGCCGGCCCGGGCACGGAGTCAGGCGGCACCGGGCTGGGGCTGTCCATCGCCCGCTGGGCGGCCCAGTTGCATGGAGGCCAGGTGCAGGTGGTGGACGACCCGCGCGGAGCGGACTTCGAGATCACCCTGCCCAGATATCACCGCGACCCCGACGAGGACGAGGGGGACGGGGACGGCTCCGGCGGGCCCGACGCGCCGCATTGACGGGGAGGCGCACTTCGGCTCATAATGAAATCGAACATTTGTTCGAATGCCATCGAGTTCGAGGTGTGCCATGGTCGCTACCATTCATGGGTCGCCGGAGGCGGCCCCTGCTTCCCTGCCGGAGTGCCGGGTCGATGCCCTGAGTCCCTTCCGAGGGCACCCCAGCCCTGTCCCGCAGGCCCTGGAGGCTGTCCACGCCGGCTTCCCCTCAGTGGCCCAGGACTACTTCAGCGGCGACTTCAGCTTCGACCAGAACGTCATCGTCCACCCCGACTCCACCTTCATCATCCATGTGGCCGGCGATTCCATGACCGGAGCCGGCATCTTCGATGGGGACCTGTTGGTGGTCGACCGGTCACTGGAGCCACGCGAGGGGGACATCGTCATCGCCATCCTGGACGACGAGCTGCTGGTCAAGCGGCTGGCCAGGCGCAAGGGACGGACCATGCTGCGGGCCGAGAACCCCGACTACCCCGACTTCCTGCCCCAGGAGGGCGAGGAACTGGTCATCTGGGGGGTGGTCATCGGCAACTACCACTGGCAGCGGGTGGACACCAAGGGCGAATCGCGGAGCGGCTCTCCCCTGCCCCAGGTCACCTATCCCGGACATACCCCGCACGGACGCAGGCGCACGGGAAGCCAGGGCCGGAAACCCGCCTATCCTTCCACGGGCTGGGGGTCGGCATGAGCGCGCAGAGACCAGCCCAGCCGGCACCCGGGACCGCTCTGACAGGCCGGGTGGTCCTGGCTGATGCCAACTCTTTCTTTGCCTCATGTGAGGCCGTCTTCGACCCCTCCCTGGCTGATCGCCCGGTGGTTGTGCTGTCCAACAACGACGGCTGCGTGGTGGCCCGCAACCGCCCGGCCAAGGCCCTGGGCATCACCAACGGCACACCCTGGTTCACCATTCGCGACCGGGCCCTGCAGGACGGAGTGGTGGCCCGCAGCTCCAACTATGAGCTCTATGCCAGCCTCTCAAGGCGCATGATGGCCATCATGGCCCATTTCCTGCCCAACCAGGAGATCTACTCCATCGACGAGTGCTTCATGGACAGCATCTGGAACGACAAGCGCACCGTCGAGATCTGCCGGGAGCTGCGCGCCGCGGTCCTGCGATGCACCGGCATTCCCGTCAGCGTGGGTGTGGCGCCTACCAAGACCCTGGCCAAGGTGGCCAACCACTGGGCCAAGGACCATCCCTCGACCGAGGGGATCACCCTCTGGAGCCAGGTGGAGTCCCAGTATGGCGACCAGGCTCTGGCATCAGTGCCCATCGACCAGGTCTGGGGAGTGGGCCGGCGGCTGACCGGCAGGCTCATGGGCATGGGCATCACCACCGCCCTGGATCTGCGCGATGCCGATCCCTCCCTGATCCGGCATCGGTTCTCCGTCATGCTGCAGCGCACCGTCCTGGAGTTGAGGGGACGACCCTGCATTGAGCCCGAGGCGGATGCCGCCAGGGGCGTGCGCACCGATCAGATTCTGTGCTCGCGCATGTTCTCCCACCCCATAGAGGGCTACGCCACCCTGGCCCAGGCGCTGAGCATCTACGCCCAGAAGGCCTGCCGCCGCCTGCGTCGACAGCACGGCCTGTGCGGCAGGGTGCGGGTCTTCTGCTCCACCAGCCCCTATGCGCCCCAGCAGTTCTGCTCAGCTGGCCGGACCGTCGTCCTGGAGGATCCCAGCGACGATCCGCTGGTCATCGCCGGCGCAGCCAGCCGGGCGCTCAAGGGCCGAGTGGATCCCCACGCCCGTTGGATCCGGGCCGGGGTGGTTCTGCTGGACCTGACCGATGCCGACCACTTCCACACCTTGGAAGGACTGGATGCAGCCCGGGACACCCATGGTCTGGGGGACGTCCTGGAGGACGCCACCCGTCGTTTCGGCCCCTTCCGCGTGGGCGTAGGCTACGGAGGCATCCGCGGCCAGGGCCGGGGCGACGAGGATACGGGGGCCGACTGGGCCATGAACCGGGGCATGCTCTCCCCCAGGGCCACCACCCGCTGGGACGAGATGGCCGTAGCACAGGCCCGTTAGAGGTCCTCATGGCCTGGAGGAACAGCCGCCAGAGCCAGGGCAGCCAGAGGCAGAGCACCCGCAGTCTCCAGGGCACGGGCGCACTGGCGGATGGTGGATCCCGTGGTGATGATGTCGTCCACAACCAAGACAGGATGACCGGACAGCCGTGATGGATCCACAACCGCGATCCGGCCTGCCAGCCGACGCGAACGGTTCCGACGGCCGCCCGCCTGGACAGACTTGGTCCTGACGGAGTTCATGATCAGAGCAGATTCCACACGGGCGGTCAGGCCCTGCCGCTGCAGGGCCTGGACCAGAGACAGGAGGATCGGCTGCAGATGAACCCTCCCCCGCCTTCGCAGGGATGAGGACGAGGAGGGGGCGGGAACCACCAGAATGGCCCCGGCAGGCTTGGGCCGGAGCAGAGGATCGATCAGCCTGGACAGGGCTGGAGCCAGATCGGCCATGACCTGGCCCAGCGGCCTGTCCAAGGGCCGGTTGTCATGGTCCTTCCAGGCCAGAATGATCCGCCTGACAGGTCCTCGATAGGGCGCGCAGGCCAGGGCCAGACCTACGGCATAGGCGGGCGCAGGCACCGACAGGGGCCGGAAGAGCAGGGATCTGCAACTGGGGCAGAGCAGAAGGTCAGGGCGGCCGCAGCCGGCGCAGGCTCGAGGAGCCAGCAGGTCCAGGACCGAGCCCGCCAAGGCCGAGGCGACAGCACAAGCGGCCTGTCGGAGTCGATCAAATGCCAATGAAGGGTTGCGCATACCGCCCAGCCAACCCCAATACGCAGAGGATAGGCAAGCAGATCAGATCCATGTGCATAAACAGGCTGTCTGTTCACAGAATTGTCTGCAGACAGGTTCAGACCAGATCTGCCTCCATGGCCTGAATCAGGTCCAGGGCATCAGCAGGATTGTGCACCCGCAGAGCCATGGCCCCGGCCAGGGCCGCCGGATAGTCGTTGCCGTCAGGATCCATCCGGTCGCCCACGAAGGCGATATCGCCGACATCCACACCCAGTATCCTGGCCAGGGAGGTCACGGCGTAGGCCTTGTCAATGCCCTTGGCCGAGATGTCCACGCTGGTGGAGCCGCCGGAGCGCACCTGCAGGTTGGGCAGATCAGCGGCCACGGCCCGGGCCAGGGCGTCCTTGCGGCTGTTGTCCGGATCCCAGGCCTCCTTGGCTTCTACGGGGGCCTGCTGACCCAGGGCGGAGAAGGTAATCTGGC includes:
- the uvrB gene encoding excinuclease ABC subunit UvrB; translation: MGFNIERTDKPFVVKSPYKPSGDQPEAIEELATRIENGENDVVLMGATGTGKTATTAWLIERLQRPTLILEPNKTLAAQLCAEFRELMPDNAVSYFVSYYDYYQPEAYIPQTDTYIEKDSNINDDVERLRHAATANLLTRRDCVVVATVSCIYGLGTPEEYAGRMLFLHEGDRINRDDLLRKFVDMQYKRNDIAFTRGTFRVRGDTVEIIPVYEELAVRIEFFGDEIDRISTLHPLTGDEIAHETSVHIFPASHYVAGPERMERALKTIKEELDWRVGQLRKQGKELEAQRLTMRTTYDLEMLTQIGTCSGVENYSRHFDGREPGSPPHTLLDFFPDDFLLVIDESHVTVPQIGAMYEGDASRKRTLVEHGFRLPSAMDNRPLKWPEFLDKVGQTVYLSATPGDYEMGLSDGVVEQVIRPTGLLDPEVEVRPVKGQVDDLLDEIKARVERHERVLVTTLTKKMAEDLTDYLLERDIKVEYLHSDVDTLRRVELLRELREGKIDVIVGINLLREGLDLPEVSLVAILDADKEGFLRSYRSLIQTIGRAARNVSGKVIMYADEVTDSMDKAISETNRRRAKQIAYNKEHGVDPKPLIKKISDVNDMLAKEDVDTQTLLAGGYRNANKAGNSHLGVPLYDKEEADKRHQEILQAGLPAQDLADLIRQLSDQMHTAAQQLQFELAARLRDEIKDLKKELRQMTEAKK
- the coaE gene encoding dephospho-CoA kinase (Dephospho-CoA kinase (CoaE) performs the final step in coenzyme A biosynthesis.), with protein sequence MREVGMIRVGLTGGIAAGKSTVAARLAQDGAKVIDYDRLSHEVIAPGGPGVKPVLERFGSDCGDGRGGVDRSALAARVFGGPTADRDRKDLDDIIHPLVYELAAKAEQPWLEGSEVVVHEVPLLIEVGSAIPFHFDRVLLVEAPSQARIARMVNQRHMTPSQAVERIGSQASSSSRRAQADLLVDGSQPIEQMFESVDRIYEELKSLAQGSSHSD
- the rpsA gene encoding 30S ribosomal protein S1, translated to MAENKKEVPQVAVNDIGSEEDFIKAVDSTIKNFDDGDLVEGTVVKIDHDEVLLDIGYKTEGVIPSRELSIKKDVDPDDVVQVGDTIEALVVTKEDKEGRLILSKKRAQYERAWGDIEKIKEADGVVEGTVIEAVKGGLIVDIGLRGFLPASLVEMRRVRDLSPYIGQKIKAKILELDKNRNNVVLSRRQYLEETQSEVRETFMAQLKKGQIREGTVSSIVNFGAFVDLGGVDGLIHVSELSWKHIDHPSEVVKVGDKVTVEVLDVDMDRERISLSLKATQEDPWQRFARTHVPGQIVKGKVTKIVQFGVFVSVEDGIEGLVHISELANRHVENPETVVKQGEEIFVKVIDVDLDRRRISLSLKQADDSVDPTSEDFDPAIYGMPAEYDEEGNYKYPEGFDPESNEWIAGYEKQREEWESQYAAAHDLWEQHKAFVAKELENAEASAAEDSRSSQAPSSGSRSRRQSSEETTNYSSESSSEGTLASDDQLAALREQLLKEKK
- a CDS encoding bifunctional methylenetetrahydrofolate dehydrogenase/methenyltetrahydrofolate cyclohydrolase → MTAVKLDGKAAAAELKEDLRARVARLTAMGRTPGLGTILVGDDPGSVKYVEGKHRDCSQVGIRSIRIDLPADAGKERILAAVDQLNQDPECTGYIVQLPLPEGVDPTEIIDRIDPAKDADGMHPYNLGQLVLHTEGRVRTPLPCTPRGILHLLDHYGIDLAGKEVCVLGRGLTVGRTIGLLLTNRGVDATVTLCHTRTRDVDAHMRRADVIIAAVGRAGLVGPDQVGQGAVLVDVGVSRIWDQQEGRWRIKGDIDPAARLSAAAYTPNPGGVGPMTRAMLLVNVVESAERAAGILACDTPEVSRRQ
- a CDS encoding ABC transporter ATP-binding protein, translating into MDTDTDRTSTQACIVCDHAAIRRSGRLIWSEGTFTIPSGTVTAIVGTNGTGKTSMMQAELGLLPLDAGSLRVLGQPAGQANDRIGYVPQSYTSDIDSNLTAEQSVLLGLTGTRFGIHPVTRQDRERAREAMRFVGVQDRAHLRLSQLSGGLRQRVAIAQALVCDPDLLMLDEPLANLDLAGQRATVHLLAQLNSRLGMSIQVVAHDLNMLLPVLTGAVYLLDGHPHYARMDDVLDSDLLTHLYGTKVEVVTTPQGDMFVAPDMDEPIGPVHNRYQPSQVARLHGTDRERNS
- a CDS encoding metal ABC transporter permease, with the translated sequence MTTPVFDPHWTEILAAPFMRNAMVAGLCIAVAAGAMGYFTIARHSTFAAHALAHIGLPGATGAVLLGLPVSAGMGLFALGGALVIGALGKRASQREIATGTVLAFATGLGLFFARMSSSASQQMQAILFGSILTITRGQVVGFIIFDAILLILLALIYRPLLFSSLDEQVAQARGVPIGLMNLTFMAIMAGVITIAVPAVGTLLIFALVVTPAATANILVASPLRAMLLSGLICLASIWGGLVISAMVPAPPSFVIVTLSTLFWALAKGWAALRA